The DNA window GAAGGCATGGCTGAGGAAGGCTTTGTCGAGGTGGGTGGCGCCCAGATCTACTACGACGTGCAAGGCGAGGGCGAGCCAATGCTCCTCATCCACGGCTACCCGCTCAACAGCGGACTCTTTAGAGACAACGTAGGCCCGCTCGCGGAGGGGTACCGGGTCATCACCGTCGACCTGCGCGGCTTCGGCATGAGCGTCGCGCCGAGTGAGGAGGCCTCGATCGAGGTTTATGCCCAGGATGTGCTCGCGGTGATGGATGCGCTTGGCCTCGAGCAGGCCATCGTGGGAGGCATGTCGATGGGCGGCATCACTGCCTTTGAAATGTACCGTCGGGCGCCCGAGCGTTTTAGCGGGCTCATCCTTATCGACACCGTCCACCTTGAAGCGCCGCCCGCCGAGGCGGGGCTGTGGCGCGGCGCGGCCGAACAGGCTCAGGAGATGGGTGTCGGCACGCTCGTCGACGTTCTGCTGCCGGATATGCTCTCCGGTGACGCCCGCATGAACAGGCCCGAACTCGCCGAGCACCTCACCAGCTTGGTCCAGCAAGCCTCAGTAGAAGGCGCGGTCGGCGGGGGCAACGCGCTCGCGGAGCGGCCGGACTACACGGAGTTGCTCGGGCAGATCAC is part of the Deinococcota bacterium genome and encodes:
- a CDS encoding alpha/beta hydrolase, whose translation is EGMAEEGFVEVGGAQIYYDVQGEGEPMLLIHGYPLNSGLFRDNVGPLAEGYRVITVDLRGFGMSVAPSEEASIEVYAQDVLAVMDALGLEQAIVGGMSMGGITAFEMYRRAPERFSGLILIDTVHLEAPPAEAGLWRGAAEQAQEMGVGTLVDVLLPDMLSGDARMNRPELAEHLTSLVQQASVEGAVGGGNALAERPDYTELLGQITVPTLIIVGLEDTLTPFEIHQEMNEDIEGSQLVIIPGAGHGAILEAAEEANQAILEWANQIQ